A window of the Butyricimonas virosa genome harbors these coding sequences:
- a CDS encoding FecR family protein, translating into MNDGFFDIVELVSKYMTGELTGAERENLDNWLSLSEDNRKWFHEVTEKEFIYRKRQELRSIDVKGGWKALSRKRAKENRRRLGIRALKYACVFILLVVSSMYFFMQRVDREEIIPVESAEILPGTSRAILYMANGSIIDLANHDRDSLRELDGTIIGLDGESITYKNAVDSVVSSDLYNELVIPRGGEYVLTLADGTLVCLNAGSKLRFPVQFSGITRNVELEGEGYFQVARNEKIPFVVNASGVNITVLGTEFNVSNYPENEDVQTTLVKGKVQVTLSEDMDGYILNPGEQAVYNKESGEVTVANVDVSYVTAWREGRLRFRDRPLKEIMDFISRWYDVDVVYEDESVKNYLFGCNFNRHVTVTPLLELFQSTGTVRFEVVGKKIIVKK; encoded by the coding sequence ATGAATGATGGCTTCTTTGATATTGTCGAGCTAGTTAGTAAATATATGACAGGAGAATTGACCGGGGCAGAACGGGAGAATTTGGATAACTGGTTGAGTCTTTCCGAAGATAATCGTAAATGGTTTCATGAGGTTACCGAAAAAGAATTTATATACCGGAAACGTCAGGAGTTGAGATCCATTGATGTAAAGGGTGGATGGAAAGCTCTTTCTCGTAAACGAGCCAAGGAGAATAGGAGGCGATTGGGGATTCGTGCGTTGAAATATGCTTGTGTTTTTATTCTACTGGTTGTTTCTTCCATGTATTTTTTTATGCAGCGTGTTGATCGGGAAGAAATTATTCCAGTGGAGAGTGCCGAGATCCTTCCCGGAACTTCCAGAGCTATCCTTTACATGGCGAATGGTTCTATTATTGATCTAGCCAATCATGATCGGGATTCATTGCGAGAATTAGATGGAACGATTATTGGCTTGGATGGCGAGAGTATTACTTATAAAAATGCGGTAGATTCGGTAGTCAGTTCAGATTTGTATAACGAGCTTGTGATTCCCCGGGGTGGTGAATACGTGTTGACGCTCGCAGATGGAACGTTGGTATGTTTGAATGCTGGATCTAAATTACGATTCCCTGTGCAATTTAGTGGAATCACGAGGAATGTAGAATTGGAAGGGGAAGGATATTTTCAAGTGGCACGTAATGAAAAAATACCTTTTGTTGTCAATGCATCCGGGGTGAATATCACGGTGTTGGGAACAGAGTTTAATGTATCGAATTATCCTGAAAATGAAGATGTACAGACAACATTGGTCAAGGGTAAAGTACAAGTAACTCTTTCAGAAGATATGGATGGCTATATCTTGAATCCGGGGGAACAAGCCGTGTATAACAAGGAAAGCGGGGAGGTTACGGTGGCAAATGTTGACGTGTCGTATGTCACCGCTTGGCGGGAAGGGCGTCTTCGTTTCCGGGATCGTCCTCTAAAAGAGATCATGGATTTTATTTCTCGTTGGTATGATGTGGATGTGGTATATGAAGATGAGAGCGTGAAAAATTATCTTTTCGGGTGTAATTTTAATCGTCACGTGACGGTGACTCCTTTGCTGGAATTATTCCAGAGTACGGGGACTGTCCGCTTTGAAGTGGTTGGAAAGAAAATCATCGTAAAAAAATAG
- a CDS encoding RNA polymerase sigma factor — MEKKNEDTSLLLKHLQEGDERAFRTLFEEFYASLCLFATRYLGDREEAADVVQETFLKYWNKHTDFDDYRKIKSFLYVVVRHACLNLLRDRELRSRIPEEWIEDSEQEFRNQVMEEEVHRIFNHAIDKLPLQMRMVINLSLDGLKNSEIAEKMNLSEGTVHAYKKEAYKKLRISLKDYYYLLPFLLFISR, encoded by the coding sequence ATGGAGAAGAAAAATGAAGATACCAGTTTATTGTTGAAGCACTTGCAAGAAGGTGACGAACGAGCTTTTCGGACGTTATTTGAGGAGTTTTATGCATCATTGTGCTTGTTTGCGACCCGTTATTTGGGTGATCGGGAAGAGGCTGCGGATGTGGTGCAAGAGACGTTTTTAAAATACTGGAACAAACACACGGATTTTGATGATTACCGGAAGATAAAGTCTTTTCTTTATGTAGTTGTGCGTCATGCCTGTCTTAATTTGTTGCGTGACCGTGAGTTACGTTCCCGTATCCCCGAGGAGTGGATTGAGGATTCTGAACAGGAGTTTCGAAATCAAGTGATGGAAGAGGAGGTACATCGTATTTTTAATCATGCGATAGATAAGCTGCCCTTACAGATGCGAATGGTAATTAATCTTTCTTTAGATGGATTGAAAAATTCGGAGATTGCAGAAAAAATGAATCTTTCGGAAGGAACTGTTCACGCCTACAAAAAAGAAGCCTACAAAAAGTTGAGAATCAGCTTGAAGGATTATTATTATTTATTGCCTTTTCTTTTATTCATATCTCGTTAA
- a CDS encoding TlpA family protein disulfide reductase gives MKIIALVILFVTTIIGCHSPKVNTIHLKGQMADMGTQEVIMEYTGVTGDFGTSLNRIIKTDASGYLDTTFVLEQPMYFNISRNILYLSPGDDLEVYLTPDTRQATFKGKGSEAQLFLKDRLYPKGGSFLLSGRNVRENFEKTKEVVDALAASKLAQLDTLKGVTELFKENERIRVKANLLNSYLTYALYNKENTGASREEQRQWYGRFITSVIPDVNQLMREITKNEYLDIIDVRDVIVYNLDQAEFMQGVEITPEMREIKDALQVLAKLDSSTDPEVILSMEEKTKSFQHVGIVSELQEKIRNVKSLMTGQPAHEIIMTDVDGNEVLLSSFKGKNIYLDCWATWCGPCIQESPAFAALSEKYKDKDIVFIQLSTDNSRKTWLSYLKQKESVVPQFNSVDNEGLRVNWQIKYIPRFILIDKEFNIVESFAPRPSDPEITEHLDALLAK, from the coding sequence ATGAAGATTATAGCATTAGTTATTTTATTTGTAACAACGATTATTGGTTGCCATTCTCCGAAAGTGAACACGATTCATTTGAAAGGACAGATGGCGGATATGGGTACACAAGAAGTGATTATGGAGTACACGGGAGTGACGGGAGATTTTGGTACGAGTTTGAACAGGATAATCAAAACGGATGCTTCCGGTTATTTGGATACGACTTTTGTGTTGGAGCAACCGATGTATTTCAATATCAGTCGTAACATTCTTTACCTTTCACCCGGTGATGATTTGGAAGTTTACTTGACACCGGATACCCGTCAAGCGACTTTTAAAGGGAAAGGGAGCGAGGCGCAGTTGTTTTTGAAAGATCGGCTTTATCCCAAGGGGGGCTCTTTTCTTTTGTCCGGACGGAATGTAAGGGAGAATTTTGAGAAGACGAAAGAGGTGGTGGATGCGCTTGCGGCTTCTAAATTGGCTCAACTGGATACTCTAAAGGGGGTAACGGAGCTTTTTAAGGAGAATGAACGTATTCGGGTGAAGGCGAATTTGTTGAATAGTTATTTGACTTATGCTCTGTATAATAAAGAAAATACAGGAGCGTCACGGGAGGAACAAAGGCAATGGTACGGGCGTTTTATTACTTCTGTTATCCCGGATGTAAATCAACTGATGCGAGAGATTACGAAAAACGAGTATCTGGATATTATAGATGTCAGGGATGTGATCGTGTATAACTTGGATCAAGCGGAATTTATGCAAGGGGTGGAGATTACCCCGGAAATGCGGGAAATCAAGGATGCTTTACAAGTTTTGGCGAAATTGGATTCATCAACAGATCCGGAGGTGATTCTGAGCATGGAGGAAAAGACAAAATCTTTTCAGCACGTGGGAATTGTTTCCGAATTGCAGGAGAAGATCCGTAATGTAAAAAGTCTGATGACGGGACAACCGGCCCACGAGATCATCATGACAGATGTTGATGGGAATGAAGTCTTGTTGAGTAGTTTTAAAGGCAAAAATATTTATCTGGATTGTTGGGCGACGTGGTGCGGTCCTTGTATTCAGGAATCCCCGGCATTTGCCGCGTTAAGTGAGAAATATAAGGATAAAGATATTGTCTTTATTCAATTGTCAACAGATAATTCCAGAAAGACTTGGCTGAGTTACTTGAAACAAAAGGAATCGGTAGTGCCTCAGTTTAATTCTGTCGATAACGAAGGATTGAGAGTGAACTGGCAGATTAAGTATATTCCTCGTTTTATCTTGATTGACAAGGAATTTAATATTGTTGAGTCTTTTGCCCCGAGGCCTTCTGATCCGGAAATTACTGAACATTTGGATGCCTTGCTTGCAAAATGA
- a CDS encoding PKD-like family lipoprotein: MKTKIFLGLVMICFLLGSCFDDESSKNVEFLKPIQINDFSTSMELYVSQGGRLKIKTLAYKEGMDDAALSFEWKLQGHGQHETLGNTMILDTVINVPMNREAYSLLYTVTDTENELTVTKRYYLYVTGQYEAGLLVADTKDEQTSDLHLIIGKNFNRNYSKHEDDRVFENIYSINNGTKIGELVTDMKSVVAGYLETSIATEHSVEDLSPLDNFTVIRRNNDMFIKAFDGEFVVGGLNNCARGPYDVIAVNGHIHKRTQYEEATTYGVGMLLEDLTDDYYVTHYLYRPYNPYPGEGDLFGIAYDQKHHRFLAFPHFRSEDNLHIFRNTSADGKQDPNQLGNKECIYIGYGPNVTMYAVLKDSGTGLHEIWTFNMNADDKNRPDVITGCYILDGCPDIEKAHKFQSQAMEEVMYYATDDKVYAVLLTASHPQVLPKYEVNPGEKITGIQVVEYCEGKLEIPNTDKPGELTDLGASNHMMLVMTYNETTREGKVIVVPILSLGTGDLIQDKAYHREYGPFGRILKTTCYHTR, from the coding sequence ATGAAAACAAAAATATTTTTAGGACTGGTGATGATTTGTTTCTTGCTTGGCTCTTGCTTTGATGACGAATCATCCAAGAATGTCGAGTTTTTGAAACCAATCCAGATTAATGATTTCTCGACGTCTATGGAACTATACGTGAGCCAGGGAGGACGTTTGAAAATAAAGACATTAGCTTATAAAGAGGGAATGGATGATGCTGCGTTATCGTTCGAATGGAAACTTCAGGGGCACGGGCAACATGAAACGTTGGGAAATACGATGATATTGGACACGGTGATCAACGTGCCGATGAATCGGGAGGCTTATTCTTTATTGTACACGGTTACGGATACGGAGAATGAATTGACGGTAACCAAGCGTTATTACCTGTATGTTACAGGGCAATACGAGGCCGGCTTATTAGTAGCTGATACCAAAGATGAACAAACTTCCGATCTGCATTTGATTATCGGGAAGAACTTTAACCGGAATTATAGTAAACATGAGGATGATCGTGTTTTTGAGAATATCTATAGTATCAATAACGGAACGAAGATTGGCGAGCTTGTCACGGATATGAAATCTGTTGTTGCCGGGTATCTTGAAACAAGTATCGCAACGGAACATTCTGTCGAGGACCTTTCCCCGCTGGATAATTTTACCGTGATCCGGAGAAATAACGATATGTTTATCAAAGCTTTTGACGGGGAATTTGTTGTGGGAGGCTTGAATAATTGTGCCCGTGGTCCTTACGATGTGATTGCTGTAAACGGGCATATCCATAAGAGAACTCAATACGAGGAGGCGACAACTTACGGGGTGGGAATGTTATTAGAGGATTTGACAGACGATTATTATGTCACGCATTATTTGTACAGACCTTACAATCCGTATCCGGGAGAAGGAGATCTTTTCGGGATTGCGTATGATCAGAAACACCATCGTTTTCTTGCCTTCCCGCATTTCCGTTCGGAAGACAATTTGCATATATTCCGAAATACTTCTGCAGATGGCAAACAGGACCCGAATCAGTTGGGAAATAAAGAGTGCATATATATAGGTTATGGTCCGAATGTTACAATGTATGCCGTATTGAAAGATAGCGGTACCGGTTTGCATGAAATATGGACATTTAATATGAATGCAGATGATAAGAACCGTCCGGATGTGATTACGGGATGTTATATTCTGGATGGATGTCCGGATATAGAGAAAGCCCACAAGTTTCAGTCACAGGCTATGGAAGAAGTCATGTATTATGCAACGGATGACAAAGTATATGCTGTTTTGCTAACGGCGTCACATCCCCAGGTATTACCTAAATATGAGGTAAATCCGGGAGAAAAGATTACGGGAATCCAAGTGGTTGAGTACTGTGAGGGAAAACTGGAAATTCCGAATACCGATAAACCGGGCGAATTGACGGATCTGGGAGCTAGTAATCACATGATGTTGGTTATGACTTATAACGAAACGACCCGGGAGGGAAAGGTAATTGTTGTTCCAATCTTATCCTTGGGAACTGGTGACTTGATTCAAGATAAGGCCTATCATCGGGAATATGGTCCTTTCGGACGGATATTGAAAACAACTTGTTATCACACGCGTTAA
- a CDS encoding DUF4843 domain-containing protein produces the protein MKKSILYSLVIFLSVFLGGCEKDEPMGYRGRPGVYFNGKEFSYTFAENPWKDVDTVLLPILLTGDLEDYDRKVKVVVVADSTTATGDMYELLEGTISAGSESGFVPVVVNSVQELEHKVVRLRVQIVENEDFKELDLVYPACNFTFTAQIIKPYNWSQLEYFFGPYSTGWWKFIMEKLGRTSLPYWDLFSPIPNPDPDKYDMSYYEMSNIQQMIRLELAEYNKHSTTGPMKHDDGDYAGKEIVVPAPW, from the coding sequence ATGAAAAAGAGTATATTATATAGTCTGGTTATATTCCTTTCTGTTTTTCTCGGTGGATGCGAGAAAGATGAACCGATGGGATACCGTGGACGTCCGGGTGTTTATTTTAACGGGAAGGAGTTTTCTTATACCTTCGCTGAAAATCCTTGGAAAGATGTCGATACGGTACTATTGCCTATTTTGCTTACCGGAGATTTGGAAGATTACGATCGAAAAGTGAAGGTGGTAGTTGTTGCAGATTCAACGACTGCAACGGGAGATATGTATGAATTACTGGAGGGAACTATAAGTGCCGGATCGGAATCAGGATTTGTTCCGGTGGTTGTGAATAGTGTGCAGGAGTTGGAACATAAGGTTGTGCGACTTCGGGTACAGATCGTGGAGAATGAAGATTTTAAAGAATTGGATTTGGTTTATCCGGCATGTAATTTCACGTTTACCGCTCAGATTATTAAACCCTATAACTGGTCTCAGTTAGAATACTTTTTCGGACCTTATTCGACAGGCTGGTGGAAGTTTATCATGGAGAAATTAGGACGTACTTCTTTACCTTATTGGGATTTATTTTCTCCGATACCTAACCCGGATCCGGATAAGTATGATATGTCGTATTACGAAATGTCGAATATTCAGCAAATGATTCGTTTGGAATTAGCCGAATATAATAAACACTCGACAACCGGGCCGATGAAACATGATGATGGGGATTACGCTGGTAAAGAGATCGTTGTTCCTGCCCCGTGGTAA
- a CDS encoding RagB/SusD family nutrient uptake outer membrane protein, producing the protein MSARINTYCLIIWMSLLSFGTISCSNWLDVEPKSEIKGDVLFETEQGFEDAITGVYILMTDTRLYGKEMSYGFIEAVAQQYEIDPLTNNYFDCTQYRYDMDAVLTRIDGIWSVAYNAIANVNNILKNLETSSCVTPPVYARIKGECLGLRAFLHFDLLRLFGWGDLKERPEILSRLSIPYVTDYNKEITKQSTVKDVLAYIEADLAEADKFLPREVATSRLTFNYYALLATRARVAIWQGNKDMALKYAEELIAMEQQFPWVDKNRLETNDLQLRDFTFSSEYLFGLNVYQFSKITELSFEAKVDITRTNPQFLFHAAQTGKDLFELGDNTGAGDYRYLWLYDKLGTQYAFLKLKQVDKSTYANRLPLIRKAEVYYMAAECLNETGSVTDRQKAINYLNIVREKRGIQRKLGNDLSQSVVQKEILKEWRKEMLLEGQMFFYYKRRGVTNIQGSTVVMNDNTYVMPLPQTEVEFGGRETY; encoded by the coding sequence ATGAGCGCTAGAATAAATACATATTGTTTGATAATTTGGATGAGCTTATTATCATTCGGAACCATATCTTGCTCTAATTGGTTGGACGTGGAACCCAAATCTGAAATAAAGGGTGACGTGTTGTTCGAGACGGAACAAGGTTTTGAAGACGCTATAACGGGTGTGTATATCCTGATGACGGATACCCGTTTATATGGAAAAGAGATGAGCTACGGTTTTATAGAGGCGGTGGCTCAACAATACGAGATTGATCCGCTGACAAACAATTATTTCGATTGTACCCAGTATCGTTATGATATGGATGCCGTGTTGACACGGATTGATGGCATTTGGAGTGTAGCTTATAATGCAATTGCCAATGTGAATAATATTTTGAAAAACTTGGAAACGAGTTCCTGTGTAACCCCACCCGTATATGCCCGGATTAAGGGAGAGTGTTTGGGGTTACGTGCTTTTCTGCATTTTGATTTGTTGCGCTTGTTCGGTTGGGGTGATTTAAAGGAACGTCCGGAGATATTAAGTCGTTTGTCGATTCCTTACGTGACGGATTATAATAAAGAGATAACAAAACAATCTACAGTAAAAGATGTTTTAGCCTATATCGAGGCTGATTTGGCAGAGGCCGATAAGTTTTTGCCTCGTGAGGTGGCAACTTCCCGGTTAACGTTTAACTATTATGCTTTATTGGCAACACGGGCCCGGGTTGCTATATGGCAGGGGAATAAGGATATGGCGTTGAAATATGCCGAAGAGTTGATTGCAATGGAGCAGCAATTCCCGTGGGTAGATAAGAATAGATTGGAAACGAATGATTTGCAGTTGCGTGATTTTACGTTTTCTTCCGAATATCTTTTCGGATTGAACGTGTACCAATTCTCGAAGATCACGGAGTTGAGTTTCGAGGCTAAAGTAGATATTACGAGAACGAATCCCCAATTCCTGTTTCATGCGGCACAGACGGGTAAAGATTTGTTTGAACTGGGAGACAACACGGGTGCAGGTGATTATCGCTATTTGTGGTTGTATGATAAATTAGGTACTCAATATGCTTTTCTGAAGTTGAAACAGGTGGATAAATCTACTTATGCCAATCGTCTTCCTTTGATCCGGAAAGCGGAGGTTTATTATATGGCAGCAGAGTGCTTGAACGAGACGGGAAGTGTTACCGATCGACAGAAAGCAATTAATTATTTGAATATCGTGCGGGAGAAAAGAGGAATTCAACGTAAATTAGGAAATGATTTGTCTCAGAGTGTAGTTCAGAAGGAAATATTGAAAGAGTGGCGTAAAGAGATGTTGTTGGAAGGGCAAATGTTTTTCTATTACAAGAGAAGAGGTGTGACCAATATTCAGGGATCTACGGTTGTTATGAACGATAACACGTACGTGATGCCGTTACCGCAGACGGAGGTTGAGTTTGGAGGTCGAGAAACTTATTAA
- a CDS encoding SusC/RagA family TonB-linked outer membrane protein, which translates to MKKNHGFPYKWGIKMRYVLLVIQVALFLPQWGHASNNVLLPGPKISFSMKDALMKDVIWELEKRSGFVFAYNANDLLKAGKVSVEVKDKDVYEALDICLKGTGLTYVVQQDVIVIKRADAPVQEVKKVTITGRVVDKDSLPLPGVTILLKHTTMGVVTDQNGRYSITIPDVQEPVLIFTFVGMKSREVKYTGNNVINIVLEDDVTEVEEVVVTGMFTRKASSFTGSATTIKGDELLKVGNQNVFQSLKSMEPGLMIFESLEFGSDPNRIPDMQLRGTSVITMGDNSDLDLRGNYENNPNIPLFILDGFEASAVKIFDLDINRVESVTILKDAAAKAIYGSKAANGVVVIETKRNVSKNLRVSYSGSVDVQAPDLSSYNLCNAEEKLEAERIYGMYTPSSRENVDDILRLEKLYMERLSKVKAGVDTDWLAKPLRNGVGHKHSLMIELGDKNIQLVANVSYNDVVGVMKGSDRTNVAGSVFASYRNNKFKFRNELSVNMNKSNDSPYGSFAEYSKLNPYWSPVDEYGQIAKNAGDEEAFYGNPLYNATLNTSLKDKYTEVTDNFEGEYDILQGFKAKVRIGFNRKFSRSDQFYPANHLKFNSEQELQKKGSYQINEGESQTMNYDFSLNFSRQVKELHYLFGFLSYSLDETTYEENIYKAEGFPSDRMNSIFFARQYAEDTKPQGAESTTRNIGVNAVFNYSYDDRLLFDATFRTNASSQFGANQRWGNFWSLGAGWNMHNEKWLRSKEWFSRLKLRASVGSTGSQGNNAYQSLATYNYSEKNYENKLGAYLMGMENKDLKWQKKMDYNVGMDMSVKNNFNLVFDYYQSTTENLLVAFTLPPSTGFTTVQENVGKVRNTGIELSMSYMVLSRPQDRTFLTLSLRAAHNKNRVVKISDSMKAYNEKMDEMAESDSKLVTKYYDGVSMNAIWAVRSLGIDPATGREIYLTKDGVSTYEYRAEDMVVCGDNLPKLRGSFGINLGYKGFGLNVMCMYELGAKMYNETLVDRVENVNMSYAVDKRVLEGRWQKPGDKVRFRSLKQVWDPEKQAYKVDEKTYATSRFVQKKNELNISSINFSYDFFRHAFVKKMGMERLSVAFYMNDVAKLSTIKTERGLSYPFARNYNFSLQMTF; encoded by the coding sequence ATGAAAAAAAATCATGGATTCCCCTATAAATGGGGAATAAAAATGAGGTATGTGTTGCTTGTAATACAAGTGGCCCTATTTCTTCCCCAATGGGGACACGCGAGCAATAATGTTTTATTGCCGGGACCTAAGATTAGCTTTTCGATGAAAGATGCTTTGATGAAAGATGTCATCTGGGAACTTGAAAAACGATCCGGGTTTGTATTCGCTTACAATGCGAATGATTTGTTGAAGGCGGGGAAAGTGAGCGTGGAGGTGAAGGACAAGGATGTCTATGAGGCGTTGGATATTTGCTTGAAAGGAACGGGCTTGACGTATGTCGTGCAACAAGATGTTATCGTGATCAAGCGGGCAGATGCTCCGGTGCAGGAAGTGAAAAAGGTCACGATTACGGGACGGGTTGTAGACAAGGATAGTCTGCCGTTGCCGGGGGTAACGATTTTATTGAAACACACGACAATGGGTGTGGTTACCGACCAGAACGGACGTTATAGCATCACGATCCCGGATGTGCAGGAGCCTGTGTTGATTTTTACTTTCGTGGGAATGAAATCCCGAGAGGTGAAGTATACGGGAAATAACGTGATTAATATCGTGTTGGAAGATGACGTGACGGAGGTGGAAGAGGTTGTGGTGACAGGAATGTTTACCCGCAAGGCCAGTAGTTTCACGGGATCGGCAACGACGATTAAGGGGGATGAATTGTTGAAGGTGGGGAATCAGAATGTATTCCAGAGCTTGAAAAGCATGGAACCCGGGTTGATGATTTTCGAGAGCCTTGAATTTGGTTCGGATCCTAACCGGATTCCGGATATGCAATTGCGGGGAACTTCCGTGATCACGATGGGTGACAATAGTGATTTGGATTTGCGGGGTAATTACGAGAACAATCCGAATATTCCTCTTTTTATATTGGATGGCTTTGAGGCGAGTGCGGTGAAAATCTTCGATTTGGATATTAATCGTGTTGAGTCGGTGACAATATTGAAAGATGCTGCGGCAAAAGCGATATATGGTTCGAAGGCAGCCAACGGGGTTGTGGTTATCGAGACGAAAAGGAATGTTTCCAAGAATCTCCGGGTAAGTTATTCCGGAAGTGTGGATGTTCAGGCTCCGGATTTGTCTTCTTATAATTTGTGTAATGCAGAGGAAAAGTTAGAAGCGGAGAGAATTTACGGGATGTACACTCCTTCGAGCCGGGAGAACGTGGACGATATTCTCCGGTTGGAAAAATTATACATGGAACGTCTCTCAAAAGTGAAAGCCGGGGTAGATACGGATTGGTTAGCCAAACCATTGAGAAATGGTGTCGGTCACAAACATTCGTTGATGATCGAATTGGGAGATAAGAACATTCAGCTCGTGGCGAACGTTTCGTACAATGATGTCGTGGGTGTCATGAAAGGCTCCGATCGGACGAATGTGGCCGGTTCTGTGTTTGCCTCTTATCGGAATAACAAATTTAAGTTTAGGAATGAGTTGTCTGTGAACATGAACAAGAGTAATGACTCTCCTTATGGTTCGTTTGCAGAATATTCTAAACTGAATCCTTATTGGAGTCCGGTGGATGAATACGGGCAGATTGCTAAAAATGCCGGAGATGAAGAGGCCTTTTACGGGAATCCGCTTTATAACGCCACGTTGAATACGAGTCTGAAAGATAAATATACGGAGGTTACCGATAATTTCGAGGGTGAATATGATATTTTACAAGGCTTTAAGGCGAAAGTGAGGATTGGTTTTAATCGTAAATTCAGCCGGTCGGATCAGTTTTATCCCGCTAATCATTTGAAATTTAATTCAGAGCAAGAATTACAGAAGAAAGGTTCTTACCAGATTAACGAGGGAGAGAGTCAAACGATGAACTACGATTTCAGTTTGAATTTTTCCCGTCAAGTGAAAGAACTACATTATTTGTTCGGTTTTTTGAGTTACAGTTTGGATGAAACGACTTACGAAGAGAATATTTACAAGGCAGAGGGATTTCCCAGTGACCGGATGAACAGTATCTTTTTTGCCCGTCAGTATGCAGAGGATACAAAACCACAGGGTGCGGAATCGACAACTCGTAATATTGGTGTGAATGCCGTGTTCAACTATTCATACGATGATCGGTTACTTTTTGATGCCACGTTCAGAACAAATGCGTCCAGCCAGTTTGGAGCAAATCAACGTTGGGGTAACTTCTGGAGTTTAGGTGCCGGATGGAATATGCACAATGAAAAATGGTTGAGAAGTAAAGAATGGTTTTCACGGTTGAAACTGAGAGCATCAGTCGGAAGTACGGGATCACAGGGAAATAATGCCTATCAGTCTTTGGCTACTTATAATTATAGCGAGAAAAACTATGAGAATAAGTTGGGAGCCTATTTGATGGGTATGGAGAATAAGGATTTGAAGTGGCAGAAGAAGATGGATTACAACGTGGGTATGGATATGTCAGTAAAAAATAATTTCAATCTCGTGTTTGATTATTATCAGAGTACGACGGAAAACTTGTTGGTTGCCTTCACCTTACCCCCATCTACCGGATTCACAACGGTACAAGAGAATGTGGGGAAAGTAAGGAACACGGGTATTGAGCTAAGTATGAGTTACATGGTGTTGTCGCGTCCTCAAGACAGGACATTCTTAACGCTTTCCTTACGTGCGGCACACAATAAGAATCGGGTTGTCAAGATTTCCGATTCCATGAAGGCCTATAACGAGAAGATGGATGAGATGGCGGAAAGTGATAGTAAATTGGTCACCAAATATTACGACGGAGTTTCCATGAACGCTATTTGGGCTGTTCGCTCGTTAGGGATAGATCCGGCAACCGGGCGTGAGATTTATTTGACAAAAGATGGAGTATCCACGTATGAATACCGGGCGGAAGATATGGTCGTGTGTGGAGATAACTTGCCTAAATTGCGCGGGAGTTTCGGGATAAATCTCGGATATAAAGGATTTGGATTGAACGTGATGTGCATGTACGAATTGGGAGCTAAAATGTATAACGAGACTTTGGTGGATCGGGTAGAGAATGTAAATATGAGCTATGCCGTGGATAAACGGGTATTGGAGGGAAGATGGCAGAAACCGGGGGATAAGGTACGTTTCCGGTCGTTGAAACAGGTGTGGGACCCGGAGAAACAGGCCTATAAGGTTGACGAGAAGACTTATGCAACCTCTCGTTTTGTTCAAAAGAAGAATGAGTTGAATATATCTTCTATCAATTTCTCGTATGATTTCTTCCGTCATGCTTTCGTGAAGAAAATGGGTATGGAGCGTTTGAGTGTGGCGTTCTATATGAACGATGTGGCTAAGTTATCCACGATTAAGACAGAACGGGGATTGTCTTATCCTTTTGCAAGAAATTATAATTTTTCGTTGCAGATGACTTTTTAG